A stretch of the Vulpes vulpes isolate BD-2025 unplaced genomic scaffold, VulVul3 u000000678, whole genome shotgun sequence genome encodes the following:
- the TBC1D21 gene encoding TBC1 domain family member 21, protein MVKRKPPIDKTEWDGFFDENGLLAKSRDFICVNILERGLHPFVRTEAWKFLTGYYSWQSSQDERLTVDSTRRKNYEALCEMYEKIQPLLENLHRNFMETRTTIAYDIQKLYDKDPLGNVLIDKKRLEKILLLSYVCNTQAEYQQGFHEMVMLFQLMVEYDHETFWLFQFFLQKTEHSCVINIGVGKNLDKLNTLINFLDPIFAEHLRGKGAGTVQSLFPWFCLCFQRAFKSFDDVWRLWEVLLTGKPCRNFQVLVAYSMLQMVREQVLQESMTSNDILLACNSLIDLDADVLISAACLVYAELIQKEVRCPEHLSSSPSSSFPDFPRGLRCPTPRPRVPVSIPADGAQGWAPRAQDNVTGWTVRATDRRPRAGGPTRLWLGPAPNTVIARPGGLRGLARGLRRWQPGCQARGHPLLALSPTVTLPGPRKGTSDEASTSALLGLPGERRLSPRHLFPHHLSPRHCPPATCPLPAQAQAVQQPPGRGAPSPSRPQSQAPSSLLMP, encoded by the exons GTGAAGAGAAAACCACCCATTGACAAGACAGAATGGGATGGCTTCTTTGATGAGAACGGTCTGTTGGCCAAGTCACGAGACTTCATTTGCGTGAACATCCTGGAGAGG ggtctgCACCCCTTCGTGAGGACAGAAGCCTGGAAGTTCCTCACTGGCTACTACTCATGGCAGAGCTCCCAGGATGAGAGGCTCACCGTGGACAGCACAAGGAG GAAGAACTATGAGGCCTTATGCGAGATGTATGAAAAGATTCAGCCCCTTCTGGAAAACCTGCACCGGAACTTCATGGAGACTCGGACTACCATCG CATATGACATTCAGAAACTCTACGACAAAGACCCACTAGGCAATGTCCTGATCGACAAGAAGCGACTGGAGAAAATCCTGCTCCTGAGTTACGTCTGCAATACCCAGGCAG aGTACCAGCAGGGCTTCCACGAGATGGTGATGCTTTTCCAGCTGATGGTGGAATATGACCACGAGACCTTCTGGCTTTTCCAGTTCTTCCTGCAGAAAACG GAGCACAGCTGTGTCATCAACATCGGAGTAGGCAAGAACCTAGACAAGCTCAACACCCTGATCAACTTCCTGGACCCCATTTTTGCTGAGCACCTAC GAGGGAAGGGTGCGGGGACTGTGCAGTCCCTCTTCCCCTGGTTCTGTCTCTGCTTCCAGCGTGCCTTCAAGTCCTTCGACGAtgtctggaggctctgggag GTTCTGCTGACAGGGAAGCCGTGCAGGAACTTCCAGGTGCTGGTGGCCTACAGCATGCTGCAGATGGTGCGGGAGCAGGTGCTGCAGGAGAGCATGACCAGCAATGACATCCTCCTG GCCTGCAACAGCCTCATCGACCTTGACGCTGACGTGCTGATCTCGGCTGCCTGCTTGGTTTACGCTGAGCTCATCCAGAAGGAGGTACGTTGCCCTGAACACttgtcttcctccccctcctcgtCCTTCCCTGACTTTCCCAG GGGACTGCGCTGCCCGACACCGCGGCCCAGGGTCCCTGTGTCCATCCCAGCAGACGGGGCGCAGGGCTGGGCGCCCAGGGCTCAGGACAATGTCACTGGCTGGACAGTGCGGGCCACAGACCGACG GCCCCGAGCAGGAGGCCCCACGCGGCTCTGGCTCGGCCCGGCCCCCAACACTGTGATCGCCCGGccgggggggctgcggggcctggCCAGGGGTCTGCGCAGGTGGCAGCCCGGGTGCCAGGCTCGCGGCCACCCCCTCCTGGCTCTGAGCCCCACCGTCACGCTCCCAGGTCCGAGGAAGGGCACCTCGGACGAAGCCTCCACTTCAGCCTTACTCGGCCTCCCCGGAGAACGCCGCCTGTCCCCCCGCCACCTGTTCCCCCACCACCTGTCCCCCCGCCACTGTCCCCCGGCCACCTGTCCTCTCcctgcccaggcccaggcagTTCAGCAGCCCCCGGGCCGAGGCGCGCCCTCTCCATCCCGGCCACAGTCCCAAGCCCCCTCCAGCCTGCTCATGCCCTGA